A genomic stretch from Malus domestica chromosome 15, GDT2T_hap1 includes:
- the LOC103400049 gene encoding uncharacterized protein, whose amino-acid sequence MAATSRRSSSGCGPVLRSAPPPAGRFQSTRYSSSSAFASSTSSFTSRSSTFFNRTVSPPRLNVATASPSAQSVRFSFDRPTSPSRSISVSPRGTGGHHHHHTAVPSGRNISQPKRTCMCSPTTHPGSFRCSLHKNNSHVTASAPYSQNRLNARRSAMTNSLVRIGGVEGDLVRRALAALIRPSSHSQRRRADFCPRPSRLSAMSKSD is encoded by the coding sequence ATGGCAGCAACTTCAAGAAGATCCTCAAGCGGCTGCGGCCCAGTCCTCCGCTCCGCTCCACCACCCGCCGGAAGGTTCCAAAGCACTCGGTATTCCTCTTCCTCCGCCTTTGCTTCCTCCACTTCCAGCTTCACCTCCCGCTCCTCCACCTTCTTCAACCGCACCGTCTCCCCCCCGCGCCTCAACGTCGCCACCGCCTCTCCCTCCGCCCAGTCCGTACGTTTCTCCTTCGACCGCCCAACCTCCCCCAGCCGATCCATCTCCGTCTCACCACGCGGCACCGGcggccaccaccaccaccacaccgCCGTCCCCAGCGGCCGGAATATCAGTCAGCCGAAGCGAACCTGCATGTGTTCCCCTACCACGCACCCCGGCTCCTTCCGCTGCAGCCTCCACAAGAACAACTCCCACGTCACCGCCTCCGCACCGTACTCGCAGAACCGACTCAACGCGCGCAGATCCGCCATGACGAACTCGCTCGTGAGAATCGGCGGCGTCGAAGGCGATCTGGTGAGGCGCGCCTTGGCCGCTCTGATCCGCCCCTCCTCCCACAGCCAGAGGCGAAGAGCCGATTTCTGTCCCCGGCCCAGCCGGCTCTCCGCCATGTCCAAGTCCGACTAG
- the LOC103400050 gene encoding uncharacterized protein: MDWFSWLSKTGLEPSLIYEYGLDFSHNQLQLDDVRYLDHEFLQSMGISVAKHRLEILKLAKKETGFGHPKSLSRLSWALIRTKKCFSKYFNKFVFHEDGKGATQTEPTRYQEHWRGALLRKHKSYCEEVKDENPMLVKTRSIALSGPLDGRVQERLMAHNNRSLKLSGPLDRKVHETLMYTNRSPRLTGSLVASPSPKLSGPLDGRTYEMIMATNKSPRLSGPLDGRVVSPKFCFPYEKEREDVDYDDHSLRTALFQDLKPT, from the coding sequence ATGGACTGGTTCTCATGGCTGTCAAAAACCGGCCTTGAACCCTCCCTCATCTACGAATACGGCCTCGACTTTTCGCACAACCAGCTGCAGCTCGACGACGTGAGATACTTAGACCACGAGTTTCTTCAGAGCATGGGAATATCTGTGGCCAAGCACAGGCTAGAAATACTCAAGCTTGCCAAGAAAGAAACCGGATTTGGGCACCCGAAATCGCTTTCTCGGCTTAGTTGGGCGCTCATTCGGACCAAGAAGTGCTTCTCCAAGTACTTTAACAAGTTCGTTTTTCATGAGGACGGCAAGGGTGCAACTCAGACCGAGCCAACTCGGTATCAAGAGCATTGGAGAGGAGCTTTGTTGAGGAAGCACAAGAGTTATTGTGAGGAGGTCAAGGATGAGAACCCTATGTTGGTCAAAACTAGGAGCATTGCGCtttctggaccgttggatggGAGGGTCCAGGAGAGATTGATGGCTCATAATAATCGGAGCTTGAAGCTATCGGGACCGTTGGATAGGAAGGTTCATGAGACGTTGATGTACACAAATAGGAGCCCAAGGCTGACCGGTTCTTTGGTTGCAAGTCCGAGTCCCAAGttatctggaccgttggatggaAGAACGTACGAGATGATCATGGCCACAAATAAAAGTCCGAGACTTTCTGGGCCGTTGGATGGGAGAGTTGTGAGCCCAAAGTTTTGCTTTCCTTACGAGAAGGAAAGGGAGGATGTTGATTATGATGATCATTCACTTCGGACTGCACTGTTTCAGGATCTGAAGCCAACTTGA
- the LOC103400345 gene encoding protein ALP1-like, whose amino-acid sequence MAAGGGGGKGAAKSTTKGKDRNKKQNQTHNNNKPLNQHNLVSLVTAATSLAHSFLSQNDLLLLPAQTLTLESLLSSASTSLSTLLCFPNPPPPTPLRPPPTPLECWFSRFLSATAAGGDFDSHWSQTFRMSEHSFSVLLSLLSPFLKSTVPSIPPNFVLAAAIYRLAHGASYKAVGRRFGLDSVEACRAFYAVCKAVNDQLGNLFEFRSDISRVSAAFRWISLPNCCGVLGFSRFGVGGEVLGANGSLLVQAVVDSEGRFLDVSAGWPSTMKAESIFRQSKLYLGVEESRDLLNGPAFELGNGNSIPQYILGDSCFPLLPWLLTPYVRSDEADSFSSMEKAFNSVHTRAMGLVGTAFGRVRSRWQLLARQWKEECVEFLPFVVVTGCLLHNFLIKCSEPMPDDNVKGLKEEELPVFDGQVNESGERMRDVLAMHLSRVSLRR is encoded by the coding sequence ATGGCTGCCGGCGGCGGAGGCGGCAAAGGCGCAGCCAAGAGCACCACCAAAGGCAAGgacagaaacaagaaacaaaaccaaacccacaacaacaacaagccCCTCAATCAGCACAACCTCGTCAGCCTCGTAACCGCCGCCACGTCACTGGCCCACTCCTTCCTCTCCCAGAACgacctcctcctccttcccgcccaaaccctaaccctagaatCCCTCCTCTCATCCGcctccacctccctttccaccCTCCTCTGCTTCCCCAACCCACCACCGCCAACACCATTACGCCCTCCGCCGACGCCGCTAGAATGCTGGTTCAGCCGCTTTCTCTCCGCCACCGCCGCCGGCGGAGACTTCGACTCCCACTGGTCCCAGACGTTCCGCATGTCTGAACACTCCTTCTCCGTCCTCCTCTCCCTGCTCTCCCCATTTCTCAAGTCCACAGTCCCTTCAATCCCGCCCAATTTCGTCCTCGCCGCCGCAATTTACCGCTTGGCCCACGGCGCGAGCTACAAGGCTGTGGGAAGGCGGTTCGGGCTCGACTCCGTGGAGGCCTGCCGCGCATTTTACGCCGTATGTAAGGCGGTGAACGATCAATTGGGGAACTTGTTCGAATTCCGGTCAGATATTTCCCGGGTATCAGCGGCGTTCAGGTGGATTTCGCTGCCTAATTGCTGTggggttttagggttttcgaGATTTGGGGTTGGTGGTGAAGTGCTGGGGGCAAATGGGTCATTGTTGGTTCAGGCAGTGGTGGACTCTGAGGGGAGGTTCCTCGATGTCTCCGCCGGGTGGCCGAGCACCATGAAAGCCGAATCAATTTTCCGGCAGAGTAAGCTGTATTTGGGTGTGGAGGAGTCCAGGGACTTGCTCAATGGTCCTGCTTTTGAGCTTGGGAATGGGAATTCCATTCCTCAGTACATATTGGGGGACTCTTGCTTCCCTCTATTGCCATGGCTTCTAACACCTTATGTAAGGTCGGACGAGGCGGATAGCTTCAGCTCGATGGAGAAGGCGTTCAATTCGGTGCATACTCGCGCAATGGGGTTGGTTGGCACGGCATTTGGGAGAGTTCGGTCTCGGTGGCAGCTCCTGGCTAGGCAGTGGAAGGAAGAGTGTGTGGAGTTTCTGCCTTTTGTGGTTGTTACAGGGTGTCTGCTGCATAACTTTCTGATCAAGTGTAGTGAGCCGATGCCAGATGACAATGTGAAAGGCTTAAAGGAGGAGGAGCTTCCTGTTTTCGATGGACAAGTGAACGAGAGTGGCGAGCGGATGAGGGATGTACTTGCCATGCACTTGAGCCGGGTAAGCCTCAGAAGATGA